Proteins encoded together in one Vitis vinifera cultivar Pinot Noir 40024 chromosome 4, ASM3070453v1 window:
- the LOC100261255 gene encoding gamma-glutamylcyclotransferase 2-1, whose protein sequence is MVLWVFGYGSLVWNPGFDYDEKVIGFIKDYKRVFDLACIDHRGTPEHPARTCTLEQSEGAICWGAAFCVRGGPEKERLAMEYLERRECEYDCKTLVDFYKEGNTSAPALTGIIVFTSTPDKVSNKYYLGPAPLEDMARQIATAVGPCGNNRDYLFLLEKAMFDIGHEDDMVIELASEVRKVLGMVGKGSVKEKKLVGLPHLLPAHMSAIQLHLLPEVITLDS, encoded by the exons ATGGTGTTGTGGGTTTTTGGCTATGGTTCTTTGGTATGGAACCCAGGATTTGATTATGATGAGAAGGTGATTGGCTTCATCAAGGATTACAAGCGTGTTTTTGATCTTG CATGCATTGATCACAGAGGTACACCAGAACACCCTGCAAGAACTTGCACATTGGAACAAAGTGAAGGAGCCATATGC TGGGGTGCTGCTTTTTGTGTTCGTGGTGGCCCTGAGAAGGAGAGACTGGCTATGGAG TATTTGGAGCGGAGAGAGTGTGAGTATGATTGTAAGACTCTTGTAGATTTCTACAAG GAAGGGAATACCTCGGCTCCGGCTTTAACAGGAATTATAGT TTTTACTTCCACTCCTGACAAGGTATCAAACAAGTACTACCTTGGCCCAGCCCCATTAGAGGATATGGCCAG GCAAATTGCAACTGCTGTGGGGCCATGTGGGAATAACAGAGACTATCTTTTCTTGTTAGAGAAGGCCATGTTTGATATTG GTCATGAGGATGACATGGTGATAGAACTGGCCAGTGAAGTGAGGAAGGTGCTGGGAATGGTGGGAAAAGGATCAGTCAAAGAGAAGAAATTGGTAGGGCTTCCTCATCTTCTACCAGCTCATATGTCGGCCATTCAACTGCATCTCCTCCCAGAAGTCATTACCCTGGACTCCTAA